The following coding sequences are from one Borrelia parkeri window:
- the thyX gene encoding FAD-dependent thymidylate synthase, with product MNTDIEKDDLLNKEYKVLDKGFIKLVDYMGSDERIVQAARISYRGESIRREDDELIDYLVRNEHTSPFEQVVFTFYVKAPIFVARQWMRHRTARINEVSGSYSLLREEFYLPLEEDIKIQNVESKQTESNFAKDVLSDLKESQSFCYKLYQNMIECNVSKEVSRIALPLSLYTEWYWQIDLNNLFHFIKIRLAFNESKEVRENSSKEMREYARILIDVIEKIVPIATKSFKNHILKGCRLSYEEIIAISGALNISKLKLDDKALKRLKDKLNIT from the coding sequence TTGAATACTGATATTGAAAAAGATGATTTATTAAATAAGGAATATAAGGTTTTAGATAAGGGCTTTATCAAGCTTGTTGATTATATGGGTAGTGACGAGAGAATAGTGCAAGCAGCAAGAATTTCATATCGAGGTGAAAGTATTAGGAGAGAAGATGATGAACTTATAGATTATTTAGTGAGAAATGAGCATACAAGTCCATTTGAACAAGTTGTTTTTACATTTTATGTTAAGGCCCCTATATTTGTTGCAAGACAATGGATGAGACATAGAACAGCAAGGATTAATGAAGTGTCTGGTTCATATAGTTTGCTGAGAGAAGAGTTTTATCTTCCTTTAGAAGAGGATATAAAGATTCAAAATGTTGAGAGTAAGCAAACTGAATCTAATTTTGCAAAAGATGTGTTAAGCGATTTAAAGGAAAGTCAAAGTTTTTGTTACAAACTATATCAAAATATGATAGAGTGTAATGTTTCAAAAGAAGTGTCTAGAATAGCTTTACCGTTAAGCTTGTATACTGAATGGTATTGGCAGATTGATTTAAATAATCTTTTTCATTTTATCAAAATAAGGTTGGCGTTCAATGAATCGAAAGAGGTTAGGGAAAATTCATCAAAAGAGATGCGTGAATATGCCAGGATATTGATTGATGTTATTGAAAAAATTGTGCCTATTGCTACTAAAAGTTTTAAGAATCATATCTTAAAAGGGTGTAGGTTGTCTTATGAAGAGATAATAGCTATTTCTGGTGCATTGAATATTAGTAAACTCAAATTGGATGATAAGGCATTAAAGAGGTTAAAAGATAAACTTAATATTACATAA